The following are from one region of the Bradyrhizobium septentrionale genome:
- a CDS encoding FAD-dependent oxidoreductase, which produces MIQAEQFEVLVLGSGAGGKLIAWHMAQSGRRTAVVERRWIGGSCPNIACMPTKNQISSASTAHVARHGARHGTISGAVAVDLALVRRRKREMVERQVAKHLRIYQESGAELIMGSGRFVAPKTLEVKLNDGGTRVLAADKIFLNVGTHAAVPNVPGLEAARPLTHIEALELDYVPKHLIVIGGGYSGLELAQAFRRFGSAVTVVESGPRLMTREDVDVSDEIRRVLGDEGIQILAGAQLLQVGGRSGDTVTLSLRTPSGEQQIDGSDILVAAGRIPNTAGIGLKEAGVELDGRGYVSVNGRLETSAPDVWAVGECAGSPQFTHISEDDFRIIRDNLAGGHRSTGDRLVPYCMFTDPPLARVGLSEGEAKRQGVLARVATLPMDSVLGAQATDQRQGFMKVVVGNNDDRILGFTMIGASAGEVMAAVQTAMLAGLAYSSLADADFAHPTMAEGLSSLFSSVPPRSVPETK; this is translated from the coding sequence CTCCTGTCCCAACATCGCCTGTATGCCGACCAAAAACCAAATCTCCAGCGCAAGTACAGCGCACGTCGCGCGGCATGGCGCGCGACACGGTACAATAAGTGGGGCGGTCGCTGTCGATTTGGCGCTGGTTCGTCGACGCAAGCGCGAGATGGTGGAACGCCAGGTTGCGAAACACCTTCGAATCTACCAGGAAAGCGGTGCCGAACTGATCATGGGAAGCGGCCGTTTTGTAGCGCCGAAGACCCTTGAGGTGAAACTCAACGACGGCGGAACGCGAGTGCTCGCGGCCGACAAAATATTCCTCAATGTTGGAACGCATGCAGCGGTTCCGAATGTGCCTGGCCTGGAGGCGGCTCGTCCACTCACGCATATCGAGGCGCTGGAGCTGGATTATGTCCCGAAGCACCTGATAGTGATCGGCGGCGGCTATTCTGGCCTTGAATTGGCACAGGCTTTTCGCCGCTTTGGCAGCGCCGTGACCGTCGTCGAGTCCGGTCCTCGCCTGATGACGCGTGAGGATGTCGACGTCTCGGATGAGATACGGCGCGTTCTCGGCGACGAAGGTATCCAGATTCTCGCGGGAGCCCAGTTGCTGCAAGTCGGCGGACGATCGGGAGACACGGTTACGCTTTCCCTGCGCACCCCGTCAGGCGAGCAACAAATTGATGGCAGCGATATTCTGGTCGCGGCTGGGCGCATTCCGAACACCGCCGGAATTGGTCTGAAGGAGGCCGGCGTTGAACTGGACGGGCGTGGTTACGTCAGCGTCAACGGCAGACTGGAGACAAGTGCGCCGGATGTATGGGCAGTCGGAGAATGCGCCGGCAGTCCGCAGTTCACGCACATATCCGAAGACGATTTTCGTATCATCCGTGACAATCTCGCCGGAGGACATCGCAGTACGGGCGACCGGCTGGTTCCATATTGCATGTTCACCGATCCCCCGCTCGCCCGGGTAGGGCTCAGCGAAGGTGAAGCCAAACGCCAAGGCGTGCTCGCTCGCGTCGCAACGCTGCCGATGGACTCCGTACTTGGGGCGCAAGCTACCGATCAAAGGCAGGGCTTTATGAAAGTTGTTGTCGGGAACAACGACGATCGGATACTCGGATTCACGATGATTGGGGCCTCGGCCGGTGAAGTCATGGCTGCGGTCCAAACGGCAATGTTGGCGGGCCTTGCCTATTCAAGTCTTGCCGACGCAGATTTTGCCCACCCGACGATGGCCGAAGGGCTAAGCTCATTGTTTTCGAGCGTGCCGCCTCGTAGCGTGCCGGAGACCAAATGA